TCCCGGGCAGTGTCCGCCCGGTTGGCGGAATCATCGGCACATGCCATTTTAAGAGTCACAACTACGGAGGCCAGCAGAACCAGCCCCAGCGCTGCCAGCAACACGCTTTTCTTCATAAATCATGTATAATGGCGGCATCCGTTTTGACAAGGAGAAAACCGCTTTCCTTGTCCGGCGGTGCGGGAAAGCCCGCGCAGGAGAATGGCGCGGCAGCAGAAATTGCACCTGTGCTGGAAATGCAGGCGCCGGGAAGGTATCATCCGTCCGTAAAACCGCAGCAGGCGCGGAGCTGAACAGAGCCATCATGGAAATAGACCATCTTCTCCCCATCACCACACGGCGGCAATTAAGAACGTGGCTGGAAGAGAACCACCGTTCCTCCCCCTGCTGCTGGGTTCCCACCACGCGGAAGCCTTCCCCCCATGCCATCCTTTACCTGGACGCCGTGGAGGAAGCCCTGTGCTTCGGCTGGATTGACAGCACCCGCAAAAAAACGTCTTCCGGCATTCTGGCCCAGCGCCTCACCCCGCGTTCCAGGGGGAGCAAGTGGTCGGAACTGAACAAGGAACGCGTGCGCCGCCTGGACAGGCTGGGACTGATGACGCCCCATGGGAGGGAGTGCCTGCCGGAGATGGACCCGGAAGCTTTCCGGATTGATCCCGGCATTCTGGAAGCCCTGCAACGGGAGCCGCAGACCTACGCCAACTTTCTGGCCTTTCCCCGCCTGTACCGTCATGTGCGCCTTGACACCATCCAAATCAAGAAAAACCAGCCGGAGCTGTTCAACAGCCGCCTGGAGAAATTCATCAAGAATACCCGGGAGAACAGGATGTACGGAGAATGGCATGACGGAGGCCGGCTTCTGGAAGAATGAGCAGCAGGGCCGTTCCGGCTCTTGTCCGGAACGGCCCTGAAGGGATGGAGAGCGGGCGTCTCCGCTCCACTCTCCACTCTAAAACCTTAACTCTCCTTAAAAGTCATAGCGGTAGCCCACGCTTCCGTTCACCGAGCTGGCCCCGTCACGGAAGTCCGCGTTGCCGTCCACAAAGACCGTTCCCTGCGTTCCCACAGGTACGCTCAGGCCCGCTCCGATTTGAAGCGCCGTCGTTCCTACCTTGGCCCCCCTCACCGTCTGCATGTAACCGGGGTTGGCCAGCAGGCCCACATTGGCCTGTCCGCGGCGGTCTCCCATGTCCTGGGCCGCGTTTACGCGGAACTCGGCCAGCGCCTCGCGTCCGAAGATGTTGCTGCCTACCAGCCCCATCCAGCGGCCGCCCAATGCTACCATTCCCGTGGTCAAATCCTGTTTGGCAACGTTCAGGCCCATGTTTCCGGCTCCCGTTTCCGTGTAACCGTCCATACGGGTGGTTACCACCGAGACGTTGGCCAGCGGTTGCAGGATGCTGCTCTTGTCTTCGTTCAGATAGACGTCGTAGGTGAGTTCATACATCGCCCCAAAGCCCCAACCGTTGGTGTCTCCGTGCGTGCCGTAGCTGCCCGCTCCATAATTGACGTTGCGGTTGAGCTTGGCGTCGTTCCACCCGCCCGTCAGGATCAGCGTATGGGCCCATCTCTTGCTCTGGTAGCGACCGAAGAGGTTGACGAAGTAGCTGTCCAGGTGACCGTCCGCCGTATCCGCCGCGCTGGCCGTCAGGTCCCCGTAGTTGGCCGTGAAGGCCGCCCCCATCGTGAAGTGGTCGCTGAGGTCCACGTCCATGCCGACGGTTCCGCCCCAGGTGGTGAGCTGGTAGCCGCTTTCATCCCCTTTGGTGTCCAGCTTGGCGTAGGAGCCCGTCCCCTGCACCCACATGTGGAAGTAGGGGAGGTCTTCGTTGATGTAGGCGGGGTTGACGCCCATCTGGTTGGTACGGTTGCGTATCCAGGTCATCTGGTCGCGCAGGGCGTCCCGCTGGGCGATGCCCAGGCTCGTCACCGTGCTGCCCGCCGCCGCAGCCAGGGCATGCCTGGCGGCGGAGGGGTTGTTCGTCATGTCATTATTGAGGGAGCTCAGGAAGTCCGTGAGCGCCTGGTCCACGGTTCCGTGCCGGGCGGCTTCCCATACCAGGTTGGCGCCCGCCGTGGAGTTGGCCGTATCCGCCACGCCGGCGTAAATATTGTCCGTTTGTTCTTCCGCCTTGAGGACAACTTTATCCCCTTCCTGCACCAGATGCGCATTCTTGTAGTACGTGAGGAACAGGCCGCCTACCGTCAGCGTATTTTCTCCCAGTTGAATGGTTCCGCCCCCGGTGAGTTCCATCAGGGTAAGTTCCATCGGATTGCCGGACTTCCAGGTGATGTTGATCCCCGGAAGGCTGGTCACATGGAAGGAAGCGCCGTTTTCAATGACGATGTCGCCGGAGGACTGGATGAAGGTGGAGACCAGGTCTGCGTCCGTGTTCACCGCAAAGGTGGTGGTGGAACCGCTGCCGAAGGCGGCGCCGTCCACGGTCAGGGTGGTATTGAGCGCCGTCAGCGCGTTGTCACTGGCCTGGACGGTCAGATTGCCGTTGTTCACCAGCTTGCCATAGGAGAGGTGGGCCCCATCCACATCCGCCTTCCCCTGGAGGACCAGGTTCCCGCCGCTGACCGTCAGGTCCGTATCCGCCCCGGAGCTGCGCAGAACCTGCGTGCCCGCGCCGGAGACGTCCAGCGTTCCGGCGCCCAGTGTTCCGTCAAAGGTGTACGTCTGGCCGGAAGCCGCCTGGATATTCAGGGTCTGTCCGTTCAGCGTCAGGGTTCCGGAGCCTTTCAGGCCGCCCGCGCCGCTGTCCGCTCCCAGGCTCAGGGAACCGTCCAGGTCCAGCACCACGCCGGAAAGCGTACTGTCCGCGGCCAGTCCCAGGGAAGCGCCTTCCGCAAGATGGAGCGTGCCCGTTCCGCTGATTTCCGCATGGGAAAGATTGTCCATAACGCCTGTAAGCGTGAGCGTTCCGCTGGCGCCGATGTCCAGCTTGCCCCCGTTGGCGCCAGTTTCCAGCGTCTGCGCCGTGGCATGGCCTCCCACACCGATCACCGCAAGAGAACCCGCATCCGTTGAGTCAAGCCGCAGGGCTTCCACATTGGCCGTGCCGTTGAGCTGGAGAGTTCCCTCCTGCGCAATGGCATCCCCCGCCAGCGTCACATCCCCGGACAGGGTGAGCTTGTTGGCTCCCGTCTTGACCAGGTCCGTATTGGCTGCCGCGCCGTCCACGCCGCTGATGTTTCCGGCAAAGACGGTATCCACCCCCGTACCTTCATGGAAGAGGTTGTGTTGCAGCTCAATGCTTCCCTTGTTGTCCGCCGTGTTGGTGACGATGAGGTTGCCCGTTCCTGTACCCGAACCGGGGGCCGTCAGGTTCTTGATGACCATGGAACCGTCCGACTGGACGTAAAGGTCCTGGTCCACAATCACCGCCTGGTAGAAGTTGAGGGCTTGGTTCGTGACCGGATTGTCCGCAGTGCCCGTGCCGTCCACGGAGGACACGTAAACGAGGTCCGTATCACCGGACAGGACGATGCTGCCTCCGTTGACATCCACAATGCCGAAGCCCAGGGCGGCGAAGAGGGGATTGGCCGTGATG
This DNA window, taken from Akkermansia muciniphila, encodes the following:
- a CDS encoding YdeI/OmpD-associated family protein codes for the protein MEIDHLLPITTRRQLRTWLEENHRSSPCCWVPTTRKPSPHAILYLDAVEEALCFGWIDSTRKKTSSGILAQRLTPRSRGSKWSELNKERVRRLDRLGLMTPHGRECLPEMDPEAFRIDPGILEALQREPQTYANFLAFPRLYRHVRLDTIQIKKNQPELFNSRLEKFIKNTRENRMYGEWHDGGRLLEE